Proteins from a genomic interval of Candidatus Rubidus massiliensis:
- a CDS encoding Transposase, producing the protein MAHSCIELYIHIIFSTKDRKQIIPQSHESSLHGYIQGILKKRNIPVIRINGMHDHIHILLKLNSVVPLGTLIKEIKSYSTAWMSTAWMKKERFLQFAWQIGYGAFSCSINHVDALTNYIDNQKEHHKKFNFSEEVMRLCQKWQVKWTYEEQTNETNSENNEIS; encoded by the coding sequence ATGGCACATAGTTGTATAGAGCTCTACATACATATAATTTTTTCCACTAAAGACAGAAAACAAATTATTCCTCAATCCCATGAATCCAGCCTTCATGGCTACATTCAGGGAATTTTAAAAAAAAGAAATATTCCCGTAATTCGAATAAATGGGATGCATGATCATATTCATATTTTGTTAAAATTAAATTCTGTAGTTCCTTTAGGCACCCTTATTAAAGAAATAAAATCTTATAGTACTGCTTGGATGAGTACTGCTTGGATGAAAAAAGAGAGATTTTTACAATTTGCTTGGCAAATAGGTTATGGTGCCTTTTCTTGTTCGATAAATCATGTTGATGCCTTAACAAACTACATAGATAATCAAAAAGAACATCATAAGAAATTTAATTTTTCTGAAGAAGTTATGCGTCTTTGCCAAAAATGGCAAGTAAAATGGACTTATGAAGAGCAAACGAATGAGACTAATAGTGAAAATAATGAAATTAGTTAG
- the tnpA_2 gene encoding Transposase for transposon Tn5, protein MTKNQAPGFGKTNFNDKRLDDRFVKIYEEFKKNPSAILSHVFFNSHQCKAAYRFFQNPKITEEEMLRSHHDTLFDFLISDKCEEILEIQDTTECDYTNHPKTANLGKLGSSKDYRNGIKCHSSLIVTANGLPLGIGSLNLWNRTEFKYNGSKNIRKIPIKEKESFKWINGIENFDTCHLKNLSRIIICDREADFYEFQDYICNNNKGMVIRLRWDRKTEDGLMIKESLKQTPIQGYETIKIKSKGGLGTSREEKEVKLAVRYTTLSMKAPKNIDKSTINSKKLKLTIVHAIEVNPENNEEPVEWNLITNVEVNGLEDALKIIRWYSYRWLVEEFHKILKAGIKVEEARLSEAGRLEKLITFLSIIAVRILWMSRINRLNPEAPIEFMLSEQETVVLTGHAKKKAKKELKNINDAVRYIASLGGFKGRKSDGSPGLLTLWRGLIKFYDMLEGYDIT, encoded by the coding sequence ATGACAAAAAATCAAGCACCAGGATTTGGAAAAACTAATTTTAATGATAAACGACTTGACGACAGATTTGTAAAAATTTACGAAGAATTTAAAAAAAATCCCTCAGCTATCTTATCACACGTTTTTTTTAACTCACATCAATGTAAAGCTGCTTATAGATTTTTTCAAAATCCAAAAATAACTGAAGAGGAAATGCTTAGATCTCATCATGATACACTTTTTGATTTCTTAATTTCGGATAAGTGTGAAGAAATCCTTGAAATTCAAGACACAACTGAATGCGATTATACAAATCACCCAAAAACAGCGAATTTGGGAAAACTTGGATCATCTAAGGATTATAGAAATGGAATTAAGTGTCACAGCTCCTTAATTGTTACTGCTAATGGTTTGCCACTTGGTATAGGTTCGTTAAACCTTTGGAATAGAACAGAATTTAAATATAATGGTAGCAAAAACATTCGGAAAATTCCTATTAAAGAAAAAGAAAGTTTTAAGTGGATTAATGGGATAGAAAATTTTGATACTTGTCATTTAAAAAATCTTTCAAGAATCATTATTTGCGATAGAGAAGCAGATTTTTATGAATTTCAGGATTACATTTGCAATAATAATAAGGGAATGGTAATCCGCCTTAGATGGGATCGTAAAACAGAAGATGGATTAATGATTAAAGAGTCATTGAAGCAAACTCCTATACAAGGTTATGAAACAATCAAGATAAAATCTAAGGGCGGTTTAGGGACGAGTAGGGAGGAAAAAGAGGTAAAATTAGCTGTCCGTTATACAACATTATCTATGAAAGCTCCAAAAAACATCGACAAAAGCACGATCAATAGTAAAAAGTTGAAATTAACAATTGTACATGCAATAGAAGTTAATCCAGAAAATAATGAAGAACCGGTTGAATGGAATTTAATTACCAATGTAGAGGTTAATGGTTTAGAGGATGCTCTAAAGATAATACGTTGGTACAGCTATAGATGGCTCGTAGAGGAATTTCATAAAATATTGAAGGCCGGAATAAAGGTCGAAGAGGCAAGACTTAGTGAGGCAGGCAGGTTAGAGAAATTGATAACGTTTTTATCTATCATAGCAGTTAGAATTTTGTGGATGAGTCGGATAAATCGTCTTAATCCAGAAGCGCCAATTGAGTTTATGTTAAGTGAACAGGAAACCGTTGTATTAACAGGACATGCAAAAAAGAAAGCTAAAAAAGAATTGAAAAACATAAATGATGCAGTAAGATATATCGCTTCTCTTGGAGGATTTAAAGGAAGAAAAAGCGATGGAAGTCCAGGTCTCTTAACATTATGGAGAGGACTTATAAAATTTTATGACATGCTAGAAGGCTATGACATAACATGA
- a CDS encoding Transposase — translation MAHSCIELYIHIIFSTKDRKQIIPQSHESRLHGYIQGILKKRNIPVIRINGMHDHIHILLKLNSVVPLGTLIKEIKSYSTAWMSTAWMKKEGFLQFAWQIGYGAFSCSINHVDALTNYIDNQKEHHKKFNFSEEVMRLCQKWQVKWAYEEQTNENNSVNNEIS, via the coding sequence ATGGCACATAGTTGTATAGAGCTCTACATACATATAATTTTTTCTACTAAAGATAGAAAACAAATTATTCCTCAATCCCATGAATCTCGCCTTCATGGCTACATTCAGGGAATTTTAAAAAAAAGAAATATTCCCGTAATTCGAATAAATGGGATGCATGATCATATTCATATTTTGTTAAAATTAAATTCTGTAGTTCCTTTAGGCACTCTTATTAAAGAAATAAAGTCTTATAGTACTGCTTGGATGAGTACTGCTTGGATGAAAAAAGAGGGATTTTTACAATTTGCTTGGCAAATAGGTTACGGTGCCTTTTCTTGTTCGATAAATCATGTTGATGCCTTAACAAACTACATAGATAATCAAAAAGAACATCATAAGAAATTTAATTTTTCTGAAGAAGTTATGCGTCTTTGCCAAAAATGGCAAGTAAAATGGGCCTATGAAGAGCAAACGAATGAGAATAATAGTGTGAATAATGAAATTAGTTAG
- the slyB_1 gene encoding Outer membrane lipoprotein SlyB precursor — MKSKYLLIIFPAIFIFTSCASNISNDTYTMRQVGETSVTYSGTVKSVRMVQVQAGGDNSVGALGGGAAGGMLGNAVGGGVFSTVVGSFAGAVTGAAIQKSSKNQMAYEYVIALENGSLMTIIQGQENPFEVEQPVYLITSQNGRSRIVPR; from the coding sequence ATGAAATCAAAATATTTATTAATAATATTTCCTGCTATATTTATTTTTACATCCTGTGCTAGCAATATCTCCAATGACACATACACAATGAGACAAGTTGGTGAAACATCTGTAACTTACTCGGGAACAGTTAAAAGCGTTAGGATGGTTCAAGTACAAGCCGGCGGTGATAATAGTGTTGGTGCTTTAGGAGGCGGAGCTGCAGGTGGTATGTTAGGAAACGCTGTTGGTGGTGGTGTTTTTTCAACAGTAGTGGGATCATTCGCAGGTGCAGTAACAGGAGCCGCTATACAAAAAAGTAGCAAAAACCAAATGGCCTATGAATATGTAATTGCATTAGAAAATGGTAGTCTAATGACTATTATACAAGGACAAGAAAATCCCTTTGAAGTTGAACAACCTGTTTATTTGATAACAAGTCAAAACGGAAGATCTAGGATTGTGCCCAGATAA
- a CDS encoding preprotein translocase subunit SecA yields MLPIDSSFYINNFFSTLQKEVFQQCSFKFQNFIEFRLMTIQSSENFKIINTLFEIIRLSDKAEQFYIENVLYELLSLEKNLINYLEKLQIIFLKNGQNCFIEISNIKFKIDIDIVISIIDDLFEIQKSIPSLSIFTSLPSYDCGGKEVLFELRNKEVKENHSSIKKIEISSKYNLSNLYDTYLPFNIFYENAIKYLSSLEEDQRQTMNFYIIALKKIKFDKNILDPHLKRSIILIIIKKTSNESEVFEKKYNLSIIEELTRYTLLIYDSYGIEIVDYFCHSLENLEKIYDCFSILAKLNNVFEIQEDIFQLLSKLFLNQITFDEFIASLMYFSSTFCINEIKECEDVRDILKRFSNDSNVKVSLSSEQIDEIGKDFSIIEIYCKTWKSKNLIELIGLVSEITIVEKLNKESILKLYAIARLAIWKKYSIYLHSTQILTVLGQMLFQRGCVVQKKTGEGKSFTTTLLALIICITNPNESLHIISSSDSLSLRDYENTYDFFKQFGITTSQICINKPSQNSFNARIIFGTATSFEFALMREMLWHEKLFIEEQSNKKYRFDNIIIDEFDSLIDTAFVGSRLSCPSDHDISWIYQPIYNFVKNSAFDSKNSNPREQIQKLRLFLNNYANGRFIDKLSQLSDKKLAKWFKSAEIAYLTKKENEHYIIVTKKEEGEKDKKLVEIVDDEHTGKVLHGMRWSDGIHEFTEVKHNLIPQIESLTPISLSHGILCKNYKKIYGLTGTIGSKEEREIIEKLYKVKTFDVPTYKPMIREDFPVRLFKNNVEHIQAIVDIIKSYRSKRRPLLVLCPTIKRTNQLGDILNSYSIPHEILNEVQDKQEQEILSYAGAPGRITIATNNAGRGTDIKLEEESINNGGLHVLITFFPSTERVEMQARGRAGRQGQPGSSEIVVSIEDLHLNANISEIYTTKEIIFYLENKRESNVSSLKEKLLFNKKIDNIIFSYNCNFYNKIKELNKIISDDLYLTNLATFLNSIKINKDFIKHTIKQELIEDFTNLFTKKSNISEWKNLIVQFSKNLEKQLIIDWSLCFTNKTQIIKNKVMEEIDICIKSNSKKINYNTDEYFLNLLLETKQKIKKKHAIFFEKRKNCFNFQQNLFDFIEKNFDIRLDYKF; encoded by the coding sequence ATGTTACCAATCGACTCATCTTTTTACATCAATAATTTTTTTTCAACTCTACAAAAAGAAGTTTTTCAACAATGTAGTTTTAAATTTCAAAATTTTATTGAATTCAGGTTGATGACAATACAATCATCTGAAAATTTCAAAATCATAAATACATTATTTGAAATTATTCGATTATCTGACAAAGCTGAGCAATTTTATATTGAAAATGTTTTATATGAATTATTGAGCTTAGAAAAAAATTTAATTAATTATCTTGAAAAGCTTCAAATTATATTTTTAAAAAACGGACAAAATTGTTTTATTGAAATTTCCAACATAAAATTTAAAATAGATATAGATATTGTAATTTCTATAATAGATGATTTATTTGAAATTCAAAAAAGTATTCCTAGTTTAAGCATATTTACTTCTTTGCCTTCTTACGATTGTGGAGGTAAGGAAGTATTATTTGAATTGAGAAACAAAGAAGTAAAAGAAAATCATTCTTCCATAAAGAAAATTGAAATTTCTTCAAAATATAATTTATCTAATTTATACGATACGTATTTGCCATTTAATATTTTTTATGAAAATGCAATAAAATACCTTAGCTCTTTAGAAGAAGATCAAAGGCAAACAATGAACTTTTACATTATTGCCTTAAAAAAAATCAAATTCGACAAAAATATTCTTGACCCTCATTTAAAAAGATCAATAATTCTTATTATTATAAAAAAAACTAGTAATGAATCGGAAGTTTTTGAAAAAAAATATAATCTATCCATTATCGAAGAACTAACCCGATATACGTTATTAATTTATGACTCCTATGGAATAGAAATTGTAGATTATTTTTGTCATTCTCTTGAAAATTTAGAAAAAATATACGACTGTTTTTCAATCCTTGCAAAATTAAATAATGTTTTTGAAATTCAAGAAGATATTTTTCAACTTTTGAGTAAACTTTTTCTAAATCAAATTACCTTTGATGAATTTATAGCTTCATTAATGTATTTTTCCTCCACTTTTTGTATAAATGAAATAAAAGAATGTGAAGATGTACGTGATATACTAAAACGCTTCAGTAATGATTCCAATGTCAAAGTTAGTTTATCTTCAGAACAGATAGATGAAATAGGGAAAGATTTCTCTATCATCGAAATTTATTGCAAAACTTGGAAAAGTAAAAATTTAATAGAGCTTATTGGTCTAGTTAGTGAAATAACTATAGTAGAAAAACTCAATAAGGAATCAATTCTCAAATTATATGCTATTGCAAGGCTTGCTATTTGGAAAAAATATAGCATTTATCTTCATAGCACTCAAATATTGACTGTACTTGGTCAAATGCTTTTTCAAAGAGGATGTGTTGTTCAAAAAAAGACGGGAGAAGGAAAATCATTTACAACAACATTATTAGCTTTAATAATTTGTATAACTAATCCGAATGAATCACTCCATATCATTTCATCTTCTGATAGTCTTTCATTAAGAGACTATGAAAATACCTATGACTTTTTTAAGCAATTTGGTATTACCACTTCGCAAATTTGTATAAATAAACCCTCTCAAAATTCCTTTAATGCTAGAATAATTTTTGGTACAGCTACTAGCTTTGAGTTTGCTTTAATGCGCGAAATGCTTTGGCATGAAAAATTATTTATAGAAGAACAGTCAAATAAAAAATACAGATTTGATAATATAATTATTGATGAATTCGATAGTCTCATTGATACAGCATTTGTAGGATCTCGTTTAAGTTGTCCTTCTGATCATGATATTAGCTGGATCTATCAACCTATATACAATTTTGTTAAAAATTCAGCATTTGATTCTAAAAATAGCAATCCAAGGGAACAAATTCAAAAGCTTCGTCTTTTTTTAAACAACTACGCAAATGGTCGATTTATTGACAAACTTTCCCAGCTATCAGATAAAAAATTAGCTAAATGGTTTAAATCGGCTGAAATAGCTTATCTTACAAAGAAAGAAAATGAACATTATATAATAGTAACAAAAAAAGAAGAAGGTGAAAAAGACAAAAAATTAGTTGAAATTGTTGATGATGAACATACAGGTAAAGTATTACACGGTATGCGTTGGAGTGACGGCATACATGAATTTACAGAAGTTAAACACAATTTAATACCACAAATAGAATCCTTAACACCGATATCTTTATCTCATGGAATTTTATGTAAAAATTACAAAAAAATCTATGGCTTAACAGGCACTATAGGTTCTAAAGAAGAACGTGAAATTATTGAAAAATTATATAAAGTTAAAACTTTTGATGTACCTACGTACAAACCGATGATACGTGAAGACTTTCCTGTTAGACTATTTAAAAATAATGTAGAGCACATTCAAGCTATAGTAGATATAATTAAAAGCTATCGCTCTAAAAGAAGACCCCTTCTAGTTCTTTGCCCTACAATTAAACGTACAAATCAGTTAGGAGATATTCTAAATTCTTACAGTATTCCTCATGAAATATTAAATGAAGTTCAAGACAAACAAGAACAAGAAATACTCTCTTACGCAGGAGCCCCAGGCAGAATAACTATTGCAACAAATAATGCTGGCAGAGGCACTGATATAAAATTAGAGGAAGAAAGCATAAATAACGGTGGACTTCATGTTCTTATTACTTTTTTTCCAAGTACTGAACGAGTTGAAATGCAAGCTCGAGGTAGAGCTGGAAGACAAGGTCAGCCGGGTTCATCTGAAATAGTCGTTTCAATTGAAGATCTACATTTAAATGCAAATATTAGTGAAATTTACACTACTAAAGAGATTATTTTTTATCTTGAAAATAAGAGAGAATCAAACGTTAGTTCATTAAAGGAAAAACTTTTATTTAACAAAAAAATTGATAATATCATTTTTTCATACAATTGCAATTTTTATAATAAAATAAAAGAACTAAATAAAATCATATCAGATGATCTATATTTAACTAATTTAGCAACATTTTTAAATAGTATAAAAATAAACAAAGATTTTATTAAACATACAATAAAACAAGAACTGATCGAAGATTTTACAAATTTATTTACAAAAAAAAGTAACATATCCGAATGGAAGAATTTAATAGTGCAATTTTCAAAAAATCTTGAAAAGCAATTAATAATTGACTGGTCGTTATGTTTTACAAATAAAACTCAAATTATTAAAAACAAAGTAATGGAAGAGATAGATATTTGTATAAAATCAAACTCAAAAAAAATAAATTATAATACCGATGAATACTTTCTAAATCTTTTACTTGAAACAAAACAAAAAATTAAGAAAAAACATGCTATTTTCTTTGAAAAAAGAAAAAATTGTTTTAATTTTCAACAAAATTTATTTGATTTTATTGAAAAAAATTTTGACATAAGGCTTGATTATAAATTTTAA